Proteins encoded within one genomic window of Thermodesulfobacteriota bacterium:
- the rbfA gene encoding 30S ribosome-binding factor RbfA, whose protein sequence is MTYKRSDRVGDLIKEEVASIILHGDIKDPRVGFVTVTSVRMSRDLKNVTVLFSMIGSDEERERSAEGLNSAAGYVRRVLAKRLRLKHIPSVRFEFDRSLEYAMHMNEIIKEVNENGGTGSD, encoded by the coding sequence GTGACCTATAAGCGTTCGGACAGGGTCGGGGACCTCATCAAGGAAGAGGTGGCCTCCATAATACTCCACGGGGATATAAAGGACCCCAGGGTGGGGTTCGTGACGGTTACCTCGGTCAGGATGAGCCGGGACCTTAAGAACGTGACGGTCCTTTTCAGCATGATAGGCAGCGACGAGGAGCGGGAGCGGAGCGCCGAGGGACTCAACAGCGCCGCCGGCTACGTGCGGAGGGTCCTTGCGAAGAGGCTCAGGCTGAAGCACATCCCGTCGGTCAGGTTCGAGTTCGACAGGTCGCTCGAATACGCCATGCATATGAACGAGATAATAAAAGAGGTTAATGAAAACGGCGGCACCGGCTCCGATTAA